One Mycobacteroides abscessus ATCC 19977 genomic window carries:
- a CDS encoding TetR/AcrR family transcriptional regulator — protein MSADPDPTGERILEAALQTMLSFGIRRATVDEIARRAGVSHMTVYRRWSNKTDLVLAVLMREAQAIFTSVDAEIAALDSPEEKLVAGFTGIYWHVHTHPLMRRAVETDPESVLPVMTSGAGPALDMATTYLAGHVSQSAGDLVDDPYGIAEVFVRLTHSLILAPSPRRELATREDAQQYARRYILPIAQALVPAASPAVR, from the coding sequence GTGTCTGCAGATCCGGATCCCACCGGCGAGCGCATCCTCGAAGCCGCGCTACAGACCATGCTCAGTTTTGGTATCCGGCGCGCGACGGTCGATGAGATCGCACGGCGTGCGGGTGTCTCGCATATGACGGTGTACCGCCGCTGGTCCAATAAGACGGACCTCGTCCTTGCGGTCCTCATGCGGGAGGCGCAGGCGATTTTTACTTCGGTGGACGCCGAGATCGCGGCCCTGGACAGCCCCGAGGAGAAGCTTGTCGCAGGTTTTACCGGAATCTATTGGCACGTGCACACACACCCTTTGATGCGGCGCGCGGTGGAGACCGATCCGGAGTCGGTGCTACCGGTCATGACAAGTGGAGCGGGCCCGGCACTGGATATGGCGACTACGTACCTGGCCGGCCACGTGAGTCAGAGCGCCGGTGACCTCGTCGATGATCCGTACGGCATCGCCGAAGTATTTGTGCGCCTGACGCATTCGCTGATCCTTGCCCCCAGTCCCCGCCGGGAGCTTGCCACCAGGGAAGACGCCCAGCAGTATGCCCGCCGATACATATTGCCCATCGCGCAGGCTTTGGTTCCGGCTGCCAGCCCGGCGGTTCGCTAG